A window of the Helianthus annuus cultivar XRQ/B chromosome 4, HanXRQr2.0-SUNRISE, whole genome shotgun sequence genome harbors these coding sequences:
- the LOC110934019 gene encoding protein FAR1-RELATED SEQUENCE 5-like has translation MYIQLHTVEEVEIEWKLETLGDECRSEVGAEEAVFIVYHMMRFTERIAFYAFYAFINFKDIISKWEERLCTKSGRKFFKPKVSGSITPAVGMFFKSFDEAFAFYQRYALAAGFSARKNTSWKNVGGLVTIRGSKRVGCNAHVKLILENNMFKIYYFEEEHNHIFVEDEDIHFLPAARSIDYVKESFISGLSAINIGPVKAFNIMKTMYGGFGEAGASKVDCKNYRRDLNFYIGEYDAEMVVMRLIRKKECCPGFTCDYVIGEDRRLKGLFWADEQSKKNYTVFGDIFGFDATYKLNKYDLVFVPFTGIDNHFRNVTFGGALLGSETADSYRWLLRCFLNTFGSEPKVVVTDQDAAMKRAIKDVLSRSRHRLCMWHIWEKLKTKVGPVLSANTDFNTRMTHVVWNDTIIPEDFETEWHSIMSTFGLENHEWLKDMYDLRFDWIPAYYQGEDLAGLMRTTSRCESENYFFGQICNPRCTLVEYSKQEDGLSISCSCKRFEQFGILCRHIFYVLRYEDISEFPRRYVHRRWMRDVVSVGSNHSNIRFDEIGRNSAIDKVYREIVVANEYVVNRLVGDLDELRRYRDHIKSYIDKADEVMVAVPPPSRKERFADIGGNLEKSDSMIRVPIKIRTKGCGVQKRFKSNREIAIQKSSKIQKLCRVCGGKGHNSRTCKDKVSANAIGSSNGM, from the exons ATGTATATTCAGTTGCATACGGTTGAAGAAGTTGAAATTGAATGGAAACTAGAAACCCTAGGAGATGAATGTAGATCGGAAGTGGGGGCCGAAGAAGCTGTGTTTATAGTTT ATCACATGATGCGTTTTACTGAACGTATTGCTTTTTATGCTTTTTAtgcttttataaactttaaag ATATTATTTCTAAGTGGGAGGAACGTCTATGTACAAAGAGTGGAAGAAAGTTTTTCAAACCTAAAGTCAGTGGATCTATTACACCTGCTGTTGGAATGTTTTTTAAGTCATTTGATGAGGCTTTTGCATTTTATCAGAGATATGCACTTGCTGCAGGTTTTTCTGCAAGAAAAAATACTTCTTGGAAAAATGTTGGTGGTTTAGTGACAATAAG AGGTTCAAAAAGAGTTGGATGCAATGCTCATGTGAAACTAATATTAGAGAACAATATGTTTAAAATCTACTACTTTGAAGAAGAACATAACCATATCTTTGTTGAAGATGAAGATATTCATTTCTTGCCGGCTGCCAGAAGTATCGATTATGTGAAAGAAAGTTTTATATCTGGATTGTCTGCAATCAATATTGGACCTGTTAAAGCATTCAATATTATGAAAACAATGTATGGTGGTTTTGGTGAAGCTGGTGCTAGTAAAGTTGATTGTAAGAATTATAGAAGGGATTTGAATTTTTACATCGGAGAGTATGATGCTGAAATGGTAGTTATGCGTCTTATTAGGAAGAAAGAATGTTGTCCTGGCTTCacatgtgattatgttattggtgaagatagaagattgaaaGGGCTTTTCTGGGCTGATGAgcaatcaaaaaaaaattatacagtGTTTGGTGACATATTTGGTTTTGATGCTACTTATAAATTAAACAA GTATGATTTGGTTTTTGTACCATTTACTGGTATTGATAATCATTTTAGGAATGTCACATTTGGTGGTGCATTACTTGGTTCGGAGACTGCAGATTCTTATAGATGGCTTTTAAGGTGCTTTCTTAATACTTTTGGAAGTGAGCCTAAAGTTGTTGTTACTGATCAAGATGCTGCAATGAAGAGAGCTATTAAGGATGTACTTTCAAGAAGTAGGCATAGGTTATGTATGTGGCATATATGGGAGAAATTGAAGACAAAG GTTGGTCCTGTTTTGTCAGCAAACACTGATTTTAATACAAGAATGACTCATGTTGTATGGAATGATACTATTATTCCAGAAGATTTTGAAACTGAGTGGCATTCAATAATGTCTACTTTTGGATTGGAAAATCATGAGTGGTTAAAAGATATGTACGATCTTCGATTTGATTGGATTCCTGCTTATTACCAAGGAGAGGATTTGGCTGGACTTATGCGTACTACGTCAAGATGTGAAAGCGAGAATTACTTCTTTGGTCAGATTTGCAATCCAAGATGTACACTT GTGGAATACAGCAAACAAGAAGATGGTTTAAGTATAAGTTGTTCTTGCAAACGGTTTGAACAATTTGGTATATTGTGCCGCCATATATTTTACGTATTACGGTATGAAGATATAAGTGAGTTTCCTAGAAGATATGTTCATAGAAGATGGATGAGAGATGTTGTTTCTGTTGGATCAAATCATTCCAATATTCGGTTTGATGAAATTGGTAGGAATAGTGCAATTgataaagtttatagagaaatTGTTGTTGCAAATGAGTATGTGGTTAATAGGCTGGTTGGCGATTTAGATGAACTGCGTCGTTACAGGGAtcatattaaaagttatattgaTAAAGCAGATGAGGTTATGGTTGCTGTGCCGCCTCCTAGTCGCAAAGAAAGATTTGCTGATATTGGAGGGAACTTAGAAAAATCGGATTCTATGATTCGTGTCCCGATAAAAATAAGGACCAAAGGATGCGGTGTTCAAAAAAGGTTCAAGTCTAATCGTGAGATTGCAATTCAGAAATCATCAAAGATCCAGAAATTGTGTCGTGTATGTGGTGGAAAAGGACATAACAGTCGCACATGTAAAGATAAGGTTTCTGCTAATGCTATAGGTTCTAGCAATGGAATGTAA
- the LOC110937502 gene encoding vacuolar protein sorting-associated protein 54, chloroplastic isoform X2, with translation MDPKPPLRSTNSTANRHNSSTSSLLSKSLSDASTQSLSSILNNPHLSDGSWSGWWSSSTAAVQIPEFAPPVNKTLGFEITRSDFTRYVSSISDHYNRFEDIRNHSNKENRDEDAINSHERAGEALVACLREVPALYFKEDFALEDGATFRAASTFSTVAENAVLQEKLSQYLDVVEVHLVKEISLRSNSFFEAQSQLEDLSLKIVEGCGRIRELKETIRLLDVDLVDSARQVQDLNLTRSNLLALQEKLRLILYVNQSLAALKLLVASADCAGALDVTDDLKNFLDADQLTGLHCFRHLEDHVAAAIDSVNSILSAEFLRVSINDAGDKDAEILSKAKARIASPGNGEDNEVYLQQEEDTSSFHDRLLPLIIGLLRTAKLPTVLRVYRDTVTSNMKTVIKSVVAELLPVLLARPLDSDFKPGDRIVDADGGGSSLASKLRSMSSESFVQLLGTIFKIVQAHLHRAAEVKKAIEWIMSNLDGHYAADSVAAAIAHGALTAEMDSVADTQSGSFPISSQKNVIKVSPATTTSNLSKNFRADVLRENTEAVFAACDAAHGRWAKLLGVRAILHPRLRLTDFLNIYNVSQEFVTATEKIGGRLGYSIRGTLQSQTKAFVDFQHESRMTKLKAVLDQETWVEVDVPVEFQAIVDSLFSLEDDNSKSIANSYNEMVASSEEQPSQSVDGITENNSKTKDAHGKSSIHLISFRGVDYHMVNCGLILLKMLSEYIEMNTVLPSLSSEVIHRVLEMLKFFNTRACQLVLGAGAMQVSGLKSITSKHLALTSQVVSFVHAIIPGGFFS, from the exons ATGGATCCAAAGCCTCCCCTCCGATCAACAAACTCCACTGCAAACCGCCACAATTCATCCACTTCATCGTTGTTATCCAAATCACTCTCAGATGCAAGCACTCAAAGCTTATCTTCAATCCTCAACAATCCACATCTCTCCGATGGATCCTGGTCCGGCTGGTGGTCATCATCAACTGCCGCCGTACAAATTCCTGAATTCGCTCCTCCTGTTAACAAAACCCTAGGGTTTGAAATCACCAGATCTGATTTCACACGGTATGTATCTTCAATTTCCGATCATTATAACCGTTTCGAAGATATTAGGAACCATTCGAACAAGGAGAACAGGGATGAGGATGCGATTAATAGTCATGAGAGGGCAGGGGAAGCTCTGGTGGCGTGTTTGCGAGAAGTTCCGGCCTTGTATTTTAAGGAGGATTTTGCGCTTGAAGATGGAGCGACTTTTAGGGCTGCATCCACGTTTTCTACCGTTGCGGAGAATGCAGTGTTGCAGGAGAAGTTGTCGCAGTATTTGGATGTGGTGGAGGTGCATTTGGTTAAGGAGATTTCATTGCGGTCGAATTCGTTTTTCGAGGCGCAGAGTCAGTTGGAGGATTTGAGTTTGAAGATTGTGGAAGGGTGTGGTAGGATCCGGGAGTTGAAGGAGACGATTCGGCTTTTGGATGTGGATTTGGTGGATTCGGCTCGGCAAGTTCAGGATCTGAATCTTACTAGGAGTAATTTGCTGGCATTGCAGGAGAAGCTTAGGCTTATATTATATGTTAACCAGTCTCTTGCTGCTCTTAAGTTG CTTGTCGCATCTGCTGATTGTGCTGGAGCCTTAGACGTCACTGATGATTTGAAGAATTTTCTG GATGCCGATCAACTGACTGGGCTACATTGTTTTCGTCACCTCGAGGATCACGTAGCTGCTGCCATAGATTCTGTAAATAG CATTCTTTCAGCAGAGTTTTTGCGTGTGTCTATTAATGATGCTGGAGATAAAGATGCGGAAATATTATCTAAAGCAAAAGCAAGGATAGCGTCACCAGGAAATGGAGAAGATAATGAA GTATACTTGCAACAAGAAGAAGATACCTCTAGTTTCCATGACCGACTTTTACCTCTAATTATAGGCTTACTTAGAACT GCAAAACTTCCAACTGTGCTGAGAGTATATCGTGATACAGTTACATCTAATATGAAAACTGTTATCAAGTCAGTTGTTGCAGAGCTGCTTCCAGTTCTTCTTGCCAGACCTTTGGACTCTGATTTTAAGCCAGGCGATCGAATTGTTGATGCAGATG GTGGAGGTTCATCACTCGCAAGTAAGTTAAGAAGCATGTCTTCTGAAAGCTTTGTTCAACTTCTTGGGACTATTTTCAAGATTGTACAG GCACACTTACATCGAGCTGCTGAAGTTAAAAAAGCCATTGAGTGGATAATGTCGAATCTTGACGGTCACTATGCTGCTGATTCAGTTGCTGCTGCAATTGCTCACGGTGCTTTGACTGCAGAAATGGATTCAGTGGCTGATACCCAATCCGGATCATTTCCTATTTCATCTCAGAAAAACGTTATCAAGGTTTCTCCTGCCACTACTACATCAAATCTGTCAAAAAATTTCAG AGCTGATGTATTGAGAGAAAACACAGAAGCAGTGTTTGCTGCGTGTGATGCAGCGCATGGAAGATGGGCAAAGCTGCTTGGTGTTCGTGCTATTCTCCATCCAAGGCTGAGGCTAActgattttttaaacatatataacGTGTCGCAGGAATTTGTAACAGCTACAGAGAAG ATTGGTGGAAGGTTGGGATATAGCATTCGTGGAACATTACAGTCTCAAACCAAAGCTTTTGTTGATTTCCAGCATGAATCTAGG ATGACAAAACTGAAAGCAGTGCTTGATCAAGAAACATGGGTTGAAGTTGATGTTCCTGTTGAATTCCAGGCGATTGTAGATTCACTTTTTAGCTTAGAGGATGACAATTCTAAAAGCATTGCTAATAGCTATAACGAAATGGTTGCCAGCAGTGAAGAACAGCCATCTCAGTCTGTTGATGGAATCACAGAGAACAACAGTAAAACAAAGGATGCACATGGAAAATCTTCTATTCATTTAATTTCCTTTAGAGGTGTTGACTACCACATGGTAAACTG TGGCTTAATCTTGCTGAAGATGTTATCAGAGTACATTGAAATGAATACTGTTTTGCCATCACTTTCTTCTGAGGTTATTCACCGTGTGCTTGAAATGCTGAAATTTTTCAACACAAGGGCTTGTCAGCTTGTCCTTGGTGCTGGTGCCATGCAG GTCTCTGGTTTAAAGTCCATTACATCCAAACATTTGGCCCTGACAAGTCAGGTTGTCAGCTTTGTGCATGCTATTATCCCTG GAGGATTCTTTTCCTGA
- the LOC110937502 gene encoding vacuolar protein sorting-associated protein 54, chloroplastic isoform X1, whose translation MDPKPPLRSTNSTANRHNSSTSSLLSKSLSDASTQSLSSILNNPHLSDGSWSGWWSSSTAAVQIPEFAPPVNKTLGFEITRSDFTRYVSSISDHYNRFEDIRNHSNKENRDEDAINSHERAGEALVACLREVPALYFKEDFALEDGATFRAASTFSTVAENAVLQEKLSQYLDVVEVHLVKEISLRSNSFFEAQSQLEDLSLKIVEGCGRIRELKETIRLLDVDLVDSARQVQDLNLTRSNLLALQEKLRLILYVNQSLAALKLLVASADCAGALDVTDDLKNFLDADQLTGLHCFRHLEDHVAAAIDSVNSILSAEFLRVSINDAGDKDAEILSKAKARIASPGNGEDNEVYLQQEEDTSSFHDRLLPLIIGLLRTAKLPTVLRVYRDTVTSNMKTVIKSVVAELLPVLLARPLDSDFKPGDRIVDADGGGSSLASKLRSMSSESFVQLLGTIFKIVQAHLHRAAEVKKAIEWIMSNLDGHYAADSVAAAIAHGALTAEMDSVADTQSGSFPISSQKNVIKVSPATTTSNLSKNFRADVLRENTEAVFAACDAAHGRWAKLLGVRAILHPRLRLTDFLNIYNVSQEFVTATEKIGGRLGYSIRGTLQSQTKAFVDFQHESRMTKLKAVLDQETWVEVDVPVEFQAIVDSLFSLEDDNSKSIANSYNEMVASSEEQPSQSVDGITENNSKTKDAHGKSSIHLISFRGVDYHMVNCGLILLKMLSEYIEMNTVLPSLSSEVIHRVLEMLKFFNTRACQLVLGAGAMQVSGLKSITSKHLALTSQVVSFVHAIIPEIRRILFLKVPEARKGLLSSEIERVSQDYKVHRDEIHTKLVQIMRERLLVHLRGLPQIIETWSRVDETDVQPSQFARSLTKEVGYLQRVLSRTLHEADVQEIFKEVTIIFDIQISDAFSHVDISIPQAKARLNRDIEHILGCIKSLPSAKLNEPGTPVAPRLESLVQRISAEPDQ comes from the exons ATGGATCCAAAGCCTCCCCTCCGATCAACAAACTCCACTGCAAACCGCCACAATTCATCCACTTCATCGTTGTTATCCAAATCACTCTCAGATGCAAGCACTCAAAGCTTATCTTCAATCCTCAACAATCCACATCTCTCCGATGGATCCTGGTCCGGCTGGTGGTCATCATCAACTGCCGCCGTACAAATTCCTGAATTCGCTCCTCCTGTTAACAAAACCCTAGGGTTTGAAATCACCAGATCTGATTTCACACGGTATGTATCTTCAATTTCCGATCATTATAACCGTTTCGAAGATATTAGGAACCATTCGAACAAGGAGAACAGGGATGAGGATGCGATTAATAGTCATGAGAGGGCAGGGGAAGCTCTGGTGGCGTGTTTGCGAGAAGTTCCGGCCTTGTATTTTAAGGAGGATTTTGCGCTTGAAGATGGAGCGACTTTTAGGGCTGCATCCACGTTTTCTACCGTTGCGGAGAATGCAGTGTTGCAGGAGAAGTTGTCGCAGTATTTGGATGTGGTGGAGGTGCATTTGGTTAAGGAGATTTCATTGCGGTCGAATTCGTTTTTCGAGGCGCAGAGTCAGTTGGAGGATTTGAGTTTGAAGATTGTGGAAGGGTGTGGTAGGATCCGGGAGTTGAAGGAGACGATTCGGCTTTTGGATGTGGATTTGGTGGATTCGGCTCGGCAAGTTCAGGATCTGAATCTTACTAGGAGTAATTTGCTGGCATTGCAGGAGAAGCTTAGGCTTATATTATATGTTAACCAGTCTCTTGCTGCTCTTAAGTTG CTTGTCGCATCTGCTGATTGTGCTGGAGCCTTAGACGTCACTGATGATTTGAAGAATTTTCTG GATGCCGATCAACTGACTGGGCTACATTGTTTTCGTCACCTCGAGGATCACGTAGCTGCTGCCATAGATTCTGTAAATAG CATTCTTTCAGCAGAGTTTTTGCGTGTGTCTATTAATGATGCTGGAGATAAAGATGCGGAAATATTATCTAAAGCAAAAGCAAGGATAGCGTCACCAGGAAATGGAGAAGATAATGAA GTATACTTGCAACAAGAAGAAGATACCTCTAGTTTCCATGACCGACTTTTACCTCTAATTATAGGCTTACTTAGAACT GCAAAACTTCCAACTGTGCTGAGAGTATATCGTGATACAGTTACATCTAATATGAAAACTGTTATCAAGTCAGTTGTTGCAGAGCTGCTTCCAGTTCTTCTTGCCAGACCTTTGGACTCTGATTTTAAGCCAGGCGATCGAATTGTTGATGCAGATG GTGGAGGTTCATCACTCGCAAGTAAGTTAAGAAGCATGTCTTCTGAAAGCTTTGTTCAACTTCTTGGGACTATTTTCAAGATTGTACAG GCACACTTACATCGAGCTGCTGAAGTTAAAAAAGCCATTGAGTGGATAATGTCGAATCTTGACGGTCACTATGCTGCTGATTCAGTTGCTGCTGCAATTGCTCACGGTGCTTTGACTGCAGAAATGGATTCAGTGGCTGATACCCAATCCGGATCATTTCCTATTTCATCTCAGAAAAACGTTATCAAGGTTTCTCCTGCCACTACTACATCAAATCTGTCAAAAAATTTCAG AGCTGATGTATTGAGAGAAAACACAGAAGCAGTGTTTGCTGCGTGTGATGCAGCGCATGGAAGATGGGCAAAGCTGCTTGGTGTTCGTGCTATTCTCCATCCAAGGCTGAGGCTAActgattttttaaacatatataacGTGTCGCAGGAATTTGTAACAGCTACAGAGAAG ATTGGTGGAAGGTTGGGATATAGCATTCGTGGAACATTACAGTCTCAAACCAAAGCTTTTGTTGATTTCCAGCATGAATCTAGG ATGACAAAACTGAAAGCAGTGCTTGATCAAGAAACATGGGTTGAAGTTGATGTTCCTGTTGAATTCCAGGCGATTGTAGATTCACTTTTTAGCTTAGAGGATGACAATTCTAAAAGCATTGCTAATAGCTATAACGAAATGGTTGCCAGCAGTGAAGAACAGCCATCTCAGTCTGTTGATGGAATCACAGAGAACAACAGTAAAACAAAGGATGCACATGGAAAATCTTCTATTCATTTAATTTCCTTTAGAGGTGTTGACTACCACATGGTAAACTG TGGCTTAATCTTGCTGAAGATGTTATCAGAGTACATTGAAATGAATACTGTTTTGCCATCACTTTCTTCTGAGGTTATTCACCGTGTGCTTGAAATGCTGAAATTTTTCAACACAAGGGCTTGTCAGCTTGTCCTTGGTGCTGGTGCCATGCAG GTCTCTGGTTTAAAGTCCATTACATCCAAACATTTGGCCCTGACAAGTCAGGTTGTCAGCTTTGTGCATGCTATTATCCCTG AAATCAGGAGGATTCTTTTCCTGAAGGTACCGGAGGCGCGAAAAGGATTGCTGTCATCAGAAATCGAACGAGTATCACAG GATTATAAAGTGCATCGAGATGAAATACATACAAAACTGGTGCAAATAATGAGGGAAAGGTTGTTGGTTCATCTTCGTGGATTGCCACAAATTATTGAAACATGGAGCCGAGTAGATGAAACAGATGTACAACCTAGTCAGTTTGCTAGATCACTCACGAAG GAAGTTGGATATCTTCAACGTGTGCTTTCTCGGACTTTGCATGAGGCAGATGTTCAAGAAATATTCAA AGAAGTGACCATCATCTTTGACATACAAATCTCTGACGCATTTTCACATGTGGATATTAGCATTCCACAAGCCAAAGCCAG